One Streptomyces sp. NBC_00102 DNA segment encodes these proteins:
- a CDS encoding peptidoglycan recognition protein encodes MRSKRRIWTTAAVATAAVAGLLVFQGVTGNDGADGGVDAKSAPAKADVHENELKVSADGTTAAFEQKDTKPFSLLGVTWTDPAAKVSGTVEARTRSVATGEWTGWLPLATDVDGRTETGQSGVRGTTEPRWVGASDGVEVRVTSGGTSSAGLPAGLRLDTVDPGTSGSDAETAAYAQDMTEGFAEDGESEQPTPTDTTSAPETPDPTGTAGTDDPPETGELPGTPTGEPEPTATTTAPATGEPSVSATPTTPAPSPTTASPSPTPAPAPVSTMPKPPIVSRAGWGADESLNDEAPEYTTSVKAVFVHHTAQTNDYSCKDSPAIMRSLHAFHVRSNGWKDLGYNFIVDKCGTIFEGRKGGVDRPVFGAHTYGFNRETAGIAVIGMYSDTKASTPATTAVARLAAWKLGQYKGDPAGKTTLVAGATQPNGTGISFTEGKSYTFNQISGHRDGFNTECPGTALYGQLGAIRSAAAGPVTGLAISSVTGSSASGSTTYTQSGVKVAWTSATPAALVSKYELLVDGKVVATTNGSTTSASATLAVGTHKVQVRATHMSGKVAPLSAAATVVAEKTAPTFTTKPSLALSAGTVNTTAVPLTLKWKAADAIALREVRLTAPVAKTYSATTTSAAQTAKPGVATTWKMSAYDRAGNTAAASVAGTPVILQETSATRTGTWAAKSSTSYLGGKSYSSSGKNASISWTFTGRSAALVVSRASTSGQVYVYVDGKKTATVDLKSTTTKYRDAIWTTTWSAAAKHTVKLVVVGTTGRPAITTDGLVYLK; translated from the coding sequence GTGAGATCGAAGCGAAGAATATGGACCACCGCTGCCGTCGCGACCGCGGCGGTGGCGGGTCTCCTGGTGTTCCAGGGGGTCACGGGCAACGACGGCGCCGACGGGGGCGTGGACGCCAAGTCCGCCCCCGCGAAGGCCGATGTCCACGAGAACGAGCTCAAGGTCTCGGCGGACGGCACCACCGCCGCCTTCGAGCAGAAGGACACCAAGCCCTTCAGCCTGCTGGGCGTCACCTGGACGGACCCGGCGGCCAAGGTCTCCGGCACCGTCGAGGCGCGGACCCGCTCCGTGGCGACCGGCGAGTGGACCGGCTGGCTCCCGCTGGCGACCGACGTGGACGGGCGCACCGAGACCGGCCAGTCCGGGGTACGGGGCACCACCGAGCCGCGCTGGGTCGGGGCGTCGGACGGCGTGGAGGTACGGGTGACCTCGGGGGGCACCTCCTCCGCCGGTCTGCCCGCCGGTCTCCGGCTGGACACCGTCGACCCCGGCACCTCGGGATCCGACGCGGAAACCGCCGCGTACGCACAGGACATGACGGAGGGCTTCGCCGAGGACGGCGAGAGCGAACAGCCCACTCCGACGGACACCACCTCCGCGCCGGAGACCCCCGATCCGACCGGGACCGCCGGGACCGACGACCCGCCGGAGACCGGTGAGCTGCCCGGTACACCCACCGGGGAGCCGGAGCCGACCGCGACGACGACGGCCCCCGCCACCGGGGAGCCGAGCGTGTCGGCGACGCCGACCACTCCGGCGCCGTCCCCGACGACGGCCTCACCGTCCCCGACCCCGGCGCCGGCGCCGGTCTCCACGATGCCGAAGCCGCCGATCGTCAGCAGGGCGGGCTGGGGCGCCGACGAGTCGCTGAACGACGAGGCTCCGGAGTACACGACCTCCGTGAAGGCCGTGTTCGTGCACCACACCGCGCAGACGAACGACTACTCGTGCAAGGACTCCCCCGCCATCATGCGGAGCCTGCACGCCTTCCACGTCCGGTCGAACGGCTGGAAGGACCTGGGCTACAACTTCATCGTCGACAAGTGCGGGACGATCTTCGAGGGCCGCAAGGGCGGGGTGGACCGGCCGGTCTTCGGCGCCCACACCTACGGCTTCAACCGTGAGACGGCCGGTATCGCGGTCATCGGGATGTACAGCGACACCAAGGCGTCGACCCCCGCGACCACGGCCGTGGCGAGGCTCGCCGCGTGGAAGCTCGGCCAGTACAAGGGCGACCCGGCGGGCAAAACGACCCTGGTGGCCGGCGCTACGCAGCCGAACGGCACCGGCATCTCGTTCACCGAGGGGAAGAGCTACACCTTCAACCAGATCTCCGGGCACCGCGACGGCTTCAACACCGAGTGCCCCGGCACCGCGCTCTACGGGCAGTTGGGCGCGATCCGCTCCGCCGCGGCGGGACCGGTCACCGGACTGGCGATCTCCTCGGTCACCGGGAGCAGCGCCTCGGGCTCGACCACGTACACCCAGTCGGGCGTGAAGGTCGCCTGGACGTCGGCCACTCCGGCCGCCCTCGTCTCGAAGTACGAGCTGCTGGTGGACGGCAAGGTCGTCGCCACCACCAACGGCAGCACCACCTCCGCGTCGGCGACGCTCGCCGTCGGCACCCACAAGGTGCAGGTCCGCGCGACGCACATGTCGGGCAAGGTCGCACCGCTCTCGGCCGCCGCGACCGTGGTCGCCGAGAAGACGGCGCCCACCTTCACCACGAAGCCCTCGCTGGCACTGAGCGCGGGCACGGTGAACACCACGGCCGTTCCCCTCACGCTGAAGTGGAAGGCCGCGGACGCGATCGCGCTCAGGGAGGTCCGGCTCACCGCCCCGGTGGCGAAGACCTACTCGGCGACCACCACCAGTGCGGCGCAGACCGCCAAGCCGGGTGTGGCGACGACCTGGAAGATGTCGGCCTACGACCGGGCGGGCAACACCGCCGCCGCCTCCGTGGCCGGCACCCCGGTGATCCTCCAGGAGACCTCCGCCACACGGACGGGCACCTGGGCCGCGAAGTCCTCGACGAGCTACCTCGGCGGGAAGTCGTACTCCAGCAGCGGCAAGAACGCGAGCATCTCGTGGACGTTCACCGGCCGTTCGGCCGCGCTGGTCGTCTCGCGCGCCTCGACCTCGGGGCAGGTGTACGTCTACGTGGACGGCAAGAAGACGGCCACGGTGGACCTGAAGTCCACCACCACCAAGTACCGCGACGCGATCTGGACGACCACCTGGTCGGCCGCCGCGAAGCACACGGTGAAGCTGGTCGTGGTCGGCACGACCGGCCGGCCCGCCATCACCACGGACGGGCTGGTCTACCTCAAGTAG
- a CDS encoding terpene synthase family protein, translating into MPFASAGCNPGLEKTKEAAWNWADFHGVELSPVARKKMIRTRPELWISLIFPSASQQHLDLFCQWLFWAFLVDDEFDDGPAGRDPRMCGTAITRLVEVLDGAVPHSAMELTLEELRNRTYRGRSAAWVRQFRRDTVAWLWTYYAEAVERAAGQVPSRAEFVKHRRDSVAMQPFLDLHEITAGIDLTDAARSLPAYVALRDAVTDHSGLCNDICSFEKEAAMGYEHNAVRLIQRDRGCTLQEAVDEAAIQLARIAERVRRAEKDLVEEMDAAGIEGAERVALERCVRDYRGLVRGDFDYHARAERYTRPDLVEPEERSELSRFFAA; encoded by the coding sequence ATGCCGTTCGCCAGCGCCGGATGCAATCCGGGTCTGGAGAAGACCAAGGAGGCCGCCTGGAATTGGGCCGATTTCCATGGCGTGGAACTTTCACCGGTGGCCCGGAAGAAAATGATCAGAACACGGCCGGAGCTGTGGATCTCCCTCATCTTCCCGTCCGCTTCCCAGCAGCATCTCGACCTTTTCTGCCAATGGCTCTTCTGGGCCTTCCTGGTGGACGACGAATTCGACGACGGACCCGCCGGACGTGATCCCCGGATGTGCGGGACCGCCATCACCCGCCTCGTGGAGGTACTCGACGGGGCCGTACCGCACTCCGCCATGGAACTGACCCTGGAGGAACTGCGGAACCGCACCTACCGCGGGCGCTCGGCCGCCTGGGTACGGCAGTTCCGCCGGGACACCGTGGCCTGGCTCTGGACGTACTACGCCGAGGCGGTCGAGCGGGCCGCCGGACAGGTGCCGTCCCGGGCCGAGTTCGTGAAGCACCGGCGGGATTCCGTGGCGATGCAGCCCTTCCTCGATCTCCACGAGATCACGGCGGGCATCGATCTCACGGACGCCGCCAGGAGCCTCCCCGCGTACGTCGCGCTCCGGGACGCGGTGACCGATCACTCGGGTCTCTGCAACGACATCTGCTCCTTCGAGAAGGAGGCGGCGATGGGCTACGAACACAACGCCGTCCGCCTCATCCAGCGCGACCGCGGGTGCACACTCCAGGAGGCGGTCGATGAGGCCGCCATCCAGCTGGCCCGGATAGCGGAACGGGTTCGGCGCGCGGAAAAGGACCTGGTCGAGGAGATGGACGCGGCCGGGATCGAGGGCGCGGAACGGGTGGCCCTCGAACGGTGCGTGCGGGACTACCGCGGCCTCGTGCGGGGCGACTTCGACTACCACGCACGGGCCGAGCGTTACACCAGGCCGGACCTGGTGGAGCCCGAGGAACGGAGCGAACTCTCCCGGTTCTTCGCGGCGTGA
- a CDS encoding SpoIIE family protein phosphatase, whose amino-acid sequence MPDDDLPSAVPSGDPAPTALLHALVTAPVIRTYVVDRDLRIVRTGALTFGEAPEQVVGRLLTDVFRLDDPAAAARALELGTTGTPAADEFRAPRPSERPPSARTEYPGEGEAGPVGVVRAYRTDPAGTDRTFAVAFHALAADTDPGALPGAAEPGPTALLVLAADITAQERNAARAAALDAVRERVGQSLDLAVTCEELVLALVPGFADIAVVEIVDDVLRGADAPAGPPARGTPLRRIAFRGPLGKDGAAHPVGDVREMPHPTPYSLSLGDLRPRLVQLTPGLPWYETDPDRARSIEEFGSHSMIVAPLALRGTALGVVSLYRCGGSEPYEEGDLAFGVTLAAHTALSVDNARRYERDHTVASTVQRRLLPSGPASPIAVDTAHVYLPGRNSGSWFDTISLSGARTALVVGRVHGQGVQTATTMGQLRTAVRTLAALDLSPEELFSRVNDIAVQLAEERAALPVGDALRNRPLTATCLYGEYDPFTRLWTVARAGAPIPHVVRPDGSPQLFDLPEGPPLSATENTPFATAEIPLEPGSLVVMHSGGNNLRERPGRRPMEEVLAPPDRDLREIGDAILYNYPPVVPPEGAVLLLARPTVAASAQVATIGLEDDPGAPAKARTATRAHLAEWKVPKDALYAIELIVSELVTNAVRYGTPPISLRLVRTHTLTCEVRDASLVAPHLRHARLGDEGGRGLFIMSQLASRWGTRYTHDAKIIWAEVEL is encoded by the coding sequence GTGCCGGACGACGACCTGCCGTCGGCGGTCCCCTCGGGAGACCCTGCACCCACTGCCCTGCTGCACGCCCTGGTGACCGCCCCCGTCATCCGCACGTACGTCGTCGACCGGGATCTGCGCATCGTCCGGACCGGCGCACTGACCTTCGGCGAGGCCCCGGAACAGGTGGTCGGGCGACTGCTCACGGACGTGTTCCGGCTCGACGACCCCGCTGCGGCGGCGCGCGCCCTGGAACTCGGCACCACGGGGACCCCCGCGGCCGACGAGTTCCGAGCGCCCCGGCCGTCCGAGCGGCCCCCCTCCGCCCGGACCGAGTACCCCGGCGAGGGAGAGGCCGGGCCCGTCGGCGTCGTCCGGGCGTACCGCACCGACCCGGCCGGCACCGACCGCACCTTCGCCGTCGCCTTCCACGCCCTGGCCGCCGACACGGACCCCGGGGCGTTGCCGGGCGCCGCCGAACCCGGACCCACGGCCCTGCTCGTGCTGGCCGCCGACATCACCGCCCAGGAGCGCAACGCCGCGCGCGCCGCGGCCCTGGACGCCGTACGCGAACGGGTCGGCCAGTCCCTCGATCTCGCCGTCACCTGCGAGGAACTCGTCCTGGCGCTGGTACCCGGCTTCGCCGACATCGCGGTCGTGGAGATCGTGGACGACGTCCTGCGCGGCGCCGACGCTCCTGCGGGCCCGCCCGCCCGGGGCACGCCGCTGCGCCGCATCGCCTTCCGGGGCCCCCTCGGCAAGGACGGGGCCGCCCACCCGGTCGGCGACGTACGGGAGATGCCGCACCCGACCCCGTACTCCCTCTCGCTCGGCGACCTCCGCCCCCGCCTGGTGCAGCTCACCCCCGGCCTGCCCTGGTACGAGACCGACCCCGACCGGGCCAGGTCCATCGAGGAGTTCGGGTCGCACTCGATGATCGTGGCGCCCCTGGCGCTGCGCGGCACCGCGCTCGGCGTGGTCAGCCTCTACCGGTGCGGCGGGAGCGAACCGTACGAAGAGGGCGACCTCGCCTTCGGGGTGACGCTCGCCGCCCACACCGCGCTGAGCGTCGACAACGCGCGGCGCTACGAACGCGACCACACCGTCGCCTCCACCGTCCAGCGCAGACTGCTGCCGTCGGGCCCCGCGTCCCCGATCGCCGTCGACACCGCCCACGTCTACCTGCCCGGACGCAACAGCGGCAGCTGGTTCGACACCATCTCCCTCTCCGGCGCGCGGACCGCCCTCGTCGTCGGCCGGGTCCACGGCCAGGGCGTCCAGACCGCCACGACCATGGGACAACTGCGCACCGCCGTACGTACGTTGGCGGCGCTCGACCTGTCGCCCGAGGAACTGTTCTCGCGGGTCAACGACATCGCCGTCCAGCTCGCCGAGGAGCGGGCCGCGCTCCCCGTCGGCGACGCCCTGCGCAACCGGCCCCTCACGGCGACCTGCCTCTACGGGGAGTACGACCCGTTCACCCGACTCTGGACCGTGGCACGGGCCGGGGCGCCGATCCCCCACGTCGTCCGTCCGGACGGCTCCCCGCAGCTCTTCGACCTGCCCGAGGGGCCACCGCTCTCCGCGACCGAGAACACCCCCTTCGCCACCGCCGAGATCCCGCTGGAACCGGGCAGCCTCGTCGTCATGCACAGCGGCGGCAACAATCTGCGCGAGCGCCCGGGCCGGCGCCCCATGGAGGAGGTGCTCGCACCGCCCGACCGGGACCTTCGGGAGATCGGCGACGCCATCCTGTACAACTACCCGCCCGTCGTCCCCCCGGAGGGCGCGGTGCTGCTCCTCGCCCGCCCCACGGTCGCCGCCTCCGCCCAGGTGGCCACCATCGGACTGGAGGACGACCCGGGCGCCCCGGCGAAGGCACGGACCGCGACCCGCGCACACCTCGCCGAGTGGAAAGTCCCCAAGGACGCGCTGTACGCGATCGAGCTCATCGTCAGCGAACTCGTCACCAACGCCGTGCGCTACGGCACCCCGCCGATCTCGCTGCGCCTGGTCCGCACCCACACCCTCACCTGCGAGGTCCGCGACGCCAGCCTCGTCGCCCCCCATCTGCGGCACGCCCGGCTCGGCGACGAGGGCGGCCGGGGCCTCTTCATCATGTCCCAGCTCGCCTCCCGCTGGGGCACCCGCTACACCCACGACGCGAAGATCA